A stretch of the Campylobacter sp. 19-13652 genome encodes the following:
- the bioD gene encoding ATP-dependent dethiobiotin synthetase BioD — MQNISVCGIHTEIGKTAVSAALCAEFGYSYFKLIQAGSEHDSARVASLAKSAGASVQIYPNGVSLNQPASPHIASQAQGVSYDALSIALPATSGVLVELAGGLYTPLGGKNEMELRGVNLKPNLGQSRTEQSPDSAFGGGFMIDYLATHSLATFLVCADYLGAINHTMLSLNALTSRGIRVLGVIVSGEDRVLGEFLSRRGERVFSLPRFGVDGDFKAAAAWLGRQIRQVGVLDA; from the coding sequence ATGCAAAATATAAGCGTATGTGGTATCCACACCGAAATAGGTAAAACAGCCGTATCTGCCGCACTTTGCGCCGAATTTGGCTACTCGTATTTTAAGCTTATTCAAGCAGGAAGCGAGCACGATAGTGCTAGAGTGGCAAGCCTAGCAAAAAGTGCTGGGGCGAGCGTGCAAATTTACCCAAACGGAGTGAGCCTGAACCAGCCAGCCAGCCCCCACATCGCAAGTCAAGCGCAAGGCGTTAGCTATGACGCACTTAGTATAGCTTTGCCCGCTACTAGCGGCGTTTTAGTCGAGCTTGCTGGGGGGCTATATACGCCGCTTGGTGGTAAAAATGAGATGGAGCTTAGGGGCGTAAATTTAAAGCCTAATTTAGGGCAGAGCCGCACAGAGCAAAGCCCTGATAGCGCTTTTGGGGGTGGGTTTATGATTGATTATCTTGCCACGCACTCCTTGGCGACTTTTTTGGTTTGTGCGGATTATTTGGGTGCGATAAACCACACTATGCTAAGCCTAAACGCCCTAACTAGCAGGGGTATAAGGGTGCTTGGCGTGATAGTAAGCGGCGAGGATAGAGTGCTGGGTGAGTTTTTATCTAGACGTGGTGAGAGAGTTTTTAGTCTGCCACGCTTTGGTGTGGATGGCGATTTTAAAGCGGCGGCGGCTTGGCTAGGTAGGCAGATTAGGCAGGTTGGTGTTTTGGACGCTTAG
- a CDS encoding outer membrane beta-barrel protein, whose translation MKKLLITSVAALALASQAMANGAFMGVGADYSLSTKLKFDGDSDSIKKAQPGISLKAGYDFGIMRAYGQYDYRFKFKKEVQGVKYKYDSHRFIVGADFTPSLSDSFKLAVGAYTGVTKSKLKVEDLEGDSANGWLIGAKLGGLYEINEHNELDFGFKFDTTKFKDARETSPAIYLGYNFKF comes from the coding sequence ATGAAAAAACTACTCATCACATCAGTAGCAGCCCTAGCCCTAGCTAGCCAAGCTATGGCAAATGGCGCATTTATGGGCGTTGGCGCAGATTATAGCCTAAGCACGAAACTAAAATTCGACGGCGATAGCGACAGCATCAAAAAAGCTCAACCTGGAATAAGCCTAAAAGCGGGCTATGATTTTGGTATTATGAGGGCTTATGGTCAGTATGATTATAGATTTAAGTTTAAAAAAGAGGTACAAGGCGTCAAGTACAAATATGACAGCCATAGATTTATCGTGGGTGCTGACTTCACACCAAGCCTAAGCGACAGCTTCAAGCTAGCGGTGGGTGCGTACACTGGCGTAACAAAAAGCAAACTAAAAGTAGAGGATTTAGAGGGAGATAGCGCAAACGGCTGGCTAATAGGCGCAAAACTAGGCGGGCTTTATGAGATAAACGAGCACAACGAGCTTGATTTTGGCTTTAAATTTGACACTACAAAATTTAAAGACGCAAGAGAAACAAGCCCAGCAATCTACCTAGGGTACAACTTCAAATTCTAA
- a CDS encoding tetratricopeptide repeat protein, whose protein sequence is MADRDEVSASQNEDVIVLKPAGEESGEADEIIDLQSLEESEADDEIQPEPTAPKSKKKLFIIAGAAALFIIIIAIVLIMLLRSDDKAQSSQDLAGQIGQSYKTQEFKAGKIDDMIRKANELYERGNKFEALKIYENVATYNQALSNYNLGVSQLKQERYTEALSSFKKAIDDGENIAVSAINAAVCALELKNEMEFNYYIELANSFLKNEKSSPLYSYYYALIRYYKGEYLAALEALKNPSSKDYKSQYAYLAAKIYASLGNMRLAAEYLDEAKALKPYLTQAQVYASLGDFKKAREHIAQAQKEGIKPDEVSKSEILIDLKTSQYGDAAAKLKQLFSASPAAAADIYPIKARLNPELFDINLAQQSFKNDIFYTKKGRYETLFYFAPYKVFNAKQSMEYIRKGGVNLFLDDTAEAGNYLEAGRALSKVNMQLSSAIANALNYDLRAANAKFKELISLYPEHAILRYNLALSYAQMGDFKEAARNFIASYHLAPRDYIAGALGVLASELSGGANAKFINEITENMQNDPNLKSTNLYEALINLTTTNQAALMRWLDESKPQSALNLAFDVIIAKLISNQSIMKAEARKLRELLPDDIMANIVEFIANHEGEEIKTYAKNIQIAFNNAKLRQDSFYHGASIVREQYIKLLQIAGLLDKERERVKAELDKAPENVSYMQTLAYVDIFTGNFDEAYHLYNTVIDKFKIDDASTLFLASVAATGAGKDANAIALLELSKLANSGASEPRAALGYLYQSQKNIEAAIIQYNKIGNDAEKNEFYDFEISYDKN, encoded by the coding sequence GTGGCAGACAGGGACGAAGTCAGCGCTAGCCAAAACGAGGATGTAATAGTCCTAAAGCCAGCCGGCGAGGAAAGCGGCGAAGCTGACGAGATAATAGACCTGCAAAGCCTAGAGGAGAGCGAAGCAGACGATGAGATACAGCCTGAACCAACCGCCCCCAAAAGCAAAAAAAAGCTCTTTATAATAGCTGGGGCGGCGGCTCTTTTTATTATCATAATAGCTATTGTTTTGATAATGCTACTACGCAGTGACGACAAAGCTCAAAGCTCTCAAGACCTAGCCGGCCAGATAGGACAAAGCTACAAAACACAGGAGTTTAAAGCTGGCAAAATCGATGATATGATCCGCAAAGCAAATGAGCTATACGAGCGTGGGAATAAATTTGAAGCGCTTAAAATTTATGAAAATGTAGCCACGTATAATCAAGCCCTATCAAACTACAACCTAGGTGTAAGCCAGCTAAAACAAGAACGCTACACCGAAGCACTATCAAGCTTTAAAAAAGCCATAGATGACGGCGAAAATATAGCCGTAAGTGCGATAAATGCGGCAGTTTGCGCGCTGGAGTTAAAAAATGAAATGGAGTTTAACTACTACATCGAACTTGCAAATTCATTCCTAAAAAACGAAAAATCAAGTCCGCTATACTCCTACTACTACGCACTCATTCGCTATTATAAAGGCGAATATTTAGCCGCACTTGAGGCACTTAAAAATCCTAGTAGTAAAGATTACAAATCTCAGTATGCCTATCTAGCGGCTAAAATTTATGCAAGCCTCGGGAATATGAGGCTAGCGGCTGAGTATTTAGACGAGGCAAAAGCGCTAAAACCATACCTAACACAGGCTCAAGTTTACGCAAGCTTGGGGGATTTTAAAAAAGCACGCGAACACATAGCACAAGCCCAAAAAGAAGGCATAAAACCAGATGAAGTAAGCAAAAGCGAAATACTAATCGATCTAAAAACCAGCCAGTACGGCGACGCAGCAGCTAAGCTAAAGCAGCTCTTTAGCGCCTCGCCAGCTGCAGCAGCTGACATTTACCCCATAAAAGCGCGGCTAAATCCAGAGCTTTTTGATATAAATTTAGCCCAGCAAAGCTTTAAAAATGACATTTTCTATACCAAAAAAGGGCGCTATGAGACGCTGTTTTATTTCGCGCCTTACAAGGTCTTTAATGCAAAGCAAAGCATGGAGTACATAAGAAAAGGCGGGGTAAATTTATTCCTTGACGATACGGCAGAGGCTGGAAATTATCTCGAGGCTGGCAGGGCGCTTTCAAAGGTAAATATGCAGCTTTCAAGCGCGATCGCAAATGCGCTAAACTACGATTTAAGAGCAGCGAATGCTAAATTTAAAGAGTTAATAAGCCTCTATCCAGAGCATGCCATACTGCGGTATAATCTAGCGCTCAGCTACGCTCAAATGGGCGATTTTAAGGAAGCTGCGAGGAATTTCATAGCAAGCTATCACTTAGCGCCACGTGATTACATAGCTGGGGCTTTGGGCGTGCTAGCAAGCGAGCTAAGCGGGGGAGCAAATGCGAAATTTATTAACGAAATCACTGAAAATATGCAAAACGATCCAAATCTAAAAAGCACAAATTTATACGAAGCGTTAATAAATTTAACCACCACAAACCAGGCTGCACTCATGCGCTGGCTTGATGAGTCAAAGCCCCAAAGTGCGCTAAATCTAGCCTTTGATGTGATAATTGCAAAGCTAATCTCAAACCAAAGCATAATGAAAGCCGAGGCGCGCAAATTACGAGAGCTTTTGCCTGATGATATAATGGCAAACATAGTCGAATTTATCGCGAATCACGAGGGCGAGGAGATAAAAACCTACGCCAAAAATATCCAAATCGCGTTTAACAACGCAAAATTGCGGCAAGATAGCTTTTACCACGGCGCAAGCATAGTAAGAGAACAGTATATAAAGCTGCTACAAATTGCTGGATTGCTCGACAAAGAAAGAGAACGCGTCAAAGCCGAGCTAGACAAAGCCCCAGAAAACGTAAGCTACATGCAGACGTTGGCTTACGTGGATATTTTTACAGGCAATTTTGATGAGGCTTATCATCTATATAACACAGTCATTGATAAATTTAAAATAGATGACGCTAGCACGCTTTTTTTGGCTTCTGTTGCCGCTACTGGAGCTGGCAAGGACGCAAACGCAATCGCGCTTTTAGAGCTTAGCAAGCTGGCAAACTCAGGCGCGTCCGAGCCACGTGCAGCGCTTGGCTATCTGTATCAATCGCAAAAAAATATAGAAGCCGCAATAATCCAGTATAATAAAATAGGAAACGACGCCGAGAAAAATGAATTTTACGATTTTGAAATTTCATACGATAAAAATTGA
- a CDS encoding peroxiredoxin, with amino-acid sequence MLVTKKAADFTAPAVLGNNQIVGDFNLYKNIGEKGAVVFFYPMDFTFVCPSEIIAFDKRYDEFKSRGIEVIAVSTDNEFSHFAWKETPVNKGGIGQVRFPIVADRNHAIAKAFDVLVEDMGVALRGSFLLDKDGTIRHAVINDLPLGRNIDEMVRMVDTMIFTNEHGEVCPAGWNKGDKGMKADTAGVAEYLSSNADKL; translated from the coding sequence ATGTTAGTAACAAAAAAAGCAGCTGACTTTACAGCACCAGCAGTCCTAGGAAACAACCAAATCGTAGGCGATTTTAACCTATACAAAAACATCGGCGAAAAGGGCGCGGTGGTATTTTTCTACCCTATGGACTTTACTTTCGTTTGCCCAAGCGAAATCATAGCATTTGACAAGCGATACGATGAGTTTAAAAGCCGCGGCATCGAAGTAATCGCCGTAAGCACAGACAACGAATTTAGCCACTTTGCGTGGAAAGAGACTCCAGTAAATAAGGGCGGTATCGGCCAAGTGCGCTTCCCAATAGTAGCTGATAGAAACCACGCAATCGCTAAGGCTTTTGATGTGCTAGTTGAGGATATGGGCGTTGCGCTTCGTGGAAGCTTCTTACTAGACAAAGACGGCACTATCCGCCACGCAGTAATCAATGACCTACCACTAGGCAGAAACATCGACGAAATGGTAAGAATGGTCGATACTATGATCTTTACAAACGAGCACGGCGAAGTATGCCCAGCTGGCTGGAACAAAGGCGATAAAGGTATGAAAGCTGATACAGCTGGCGTGGCTGAGTATCTATCAAGCAACGCTGACAAGCTATAA
- the serS gene encoding serine--tRNA ligase, producing the protein MINLKLLESNYDEFLAKLKGKKVAPALLDELVSKFNALKAAKLELESLQAVQNAKSKELGIKARNGEDVSTLKDELSENKAKASELEAVVRELDESLSQIAASVPNITDDDVPAGADENDNVCLKVVGEVPHFSFTPKEHYELGAQLGWLDFERGVKLSGSRFTAIRGEGARLNRALINYMIDFNAARGFELVNVPFLVSSATLYGTGQLPKFEDDLYKVRDEDLYLIPTSEVPVTNLYADEIIPADELPKKMTCYSACFRKEAGSAGRDTRGMIRQHQFEKVELVAITKADESEAMLEEMISCASDLLSSLGLAHRHMLLCSGDLGFSAAKTIDLEVWLPGQGKYREISSISNTRDFQARRAKIRYRDGKKNTLAHTLNGSSLAVGRTLIAIMENYQQSDGSIAIPDVLKRYM; encoded by the coding sequence ATGATAAATTTAAAACTGCTTGAGAGTAATTATGATGAGTTTTTGGCCAAGCTAAAGGGCAAAAAGGTAGCCCCTGCCCTGCTTGATGAGCTTGTGAGTAAATTTAATGCGCTTAAAGCCGCTAAGCTCGAGCTAGAAAGCCTGCAAGCCGTGCAAAATGCCAAAAGCAAGGAGCTAGGCATAAAGGCTAGAAACGGCGAGGATGTGAGCACGCTAAAGGACGAGCTAAGCGAGAATAAAGCCAAAGCCAGCGAGCTTGAAGCGGTCGTTAGAGAGCTTGATGAGAGCCTAAGCCAAATCGCCGCTAGCGTGCCAAATATCACTGACGATGACGTGCCAGCTGGGGCTGATGAGAATGATAACGTCTGCTTAAAAGTGGTGGGCGAAGTGCCGCACTTTAGCTTTACGCCAAAGGAGCATTACGAGCTTGGGGCTCAGCTTGGCTGGCTTGATTTTGAGCGTGGGGTAAAGCTAAGCGGGAGCCGATTTACAGCCATTCGTGGCGAGGGAGCACGGCTAAATAGGGCTCTAATTAACTATATGATAGACTTTAACGCCGCTCGTGGCTTTGAGCTAGTGAATGTGCCGTTTTTGGTAAGTTCTGCTACGCTTTATGGCACTGGACAGCTGCCTAAATTTGAAGATGACCTTTACAAAGTCCGTGATGAGGATCTTTACCTAATCCCAACCAGCGAAGTGCCTGTAACAAATTTATACGCAGATGAAATTATTCCAGCCGATGAGCTACCTAAAAAGATGACTTGCTACTCGGCTTGCTTTCGCAAAGAAGCAGGAAGTGCGGGGCGAGATACGCGCGGTATGATACGCCAGCACCAGTTTGAAAAGGTCGAGCTGGTGGCGATCACAAAGGCGGATGAGAGCGAAGCTATGCTTGAAGAGATGATTTCTTGTGCGTCTGATCTGCTTAGCTCGCTTGGGCTTGCGCACCGCCATATGCTCCTTTGCAGTGGGGATCTTGGCTTTAGTGCGGCAAAGACGATTGACCTTGAAGTCTGGCTACCAGGACAGGGCAAATACCGAGAGATAAGCTCAATTTCAAACACTCGTGATTTTCAAGCACGCCGAGCTAAAATTCGATATCGTGACGGCAAGAAAAACACCCTAGCCCACACGCTAAACGGCTCTAGCCTAGCTGTAGGTAGGACGCTAATAGCCATAATGGAAAACTACCAGCAAAGTGACGGCAGTATCGCCATACCAGACGTGCTTAAAAGGTATATGTAG